A genomic region of Noviherbaspirillum sp. L7-7A contains the following coding sequences:
- a CDS encoding sulfurtransferase → MAYTTLISADDLAQHYTQANWVVLDCRHDLANPQAGRQAYDAGHIQGAQFASLDHDLADHARGQNGAFRGRHPLPDPDVFVDTLRRWGVSDDTQVVAYDAQGGMFAARLWWMLRWVGHEAVAVLDGGLPVWTAQGMPVSTEPFTPSRGNLQRRDALVRSVSADDILTRQGLSVLDARAPDRFRGENETLDPVGGHIPGAKNRFFKDNLQADGRFKPAAQLRQELGALVASPASAVMQCGSGVTACHNLLALEVAGMPGAALYPGSWSEWCSDPARPVATGD, encoded by the coding sequence ATGGCCTATACCACCCTGATTTCAGCCGACGATCTGGCGCAGCATTACACGCAAGCTAACTGGGTCGTGCTGGACTGCCGGCACGACCTGGCCAATCCGCAGGCCGGCAGGCAGGCCTATGACGCCGGCCATATCCAAGGCGCGCAGTTCGCCTCGCTCGACCATGACCTGGCCGACCATGCGCGCGGCCAAAACGGCGCCTTTCGCGGCCGGCATCCATTGCCGGATCCCGATGTCTTCGTCGACACGCTGCGTCGCTGGGGCGTCAGTGATGACACTCAGGTCGTTGCCTATGACGCCCAGGGTGGCATGTTCGCCGCCCGCCTGTGGTGGATGCTGCGCTGGGTAGGCCATGAAGCCGTGGCGGTGCTGGACGGCGGCCTGCCGGTCTGGACGGCGCAGGGCATGCCCGTATCCACCGAACCGTTCACGCCGTCGCGCGGCAATCTGCAGCGTCGTGATGCGCTGGTGCGCAGCGTAAGCGCCGACGACATTTTGACCCGGCAGGGCCTGAGCGTGCTGGACGCGCGCGCGCCGGACCGCTTCCGTGGCGAGAACGAAACCCTGGACCCGGTTGGCGGCCATATCCCGGGCGCGAAGAACCGCTTCTTCAAGGACAACCTGCAGGCCGACGGCCGCTTCAAGCCGGCCGCGCAACTGCGCCAGGAACTGGGCGCGCTGGTGGCCTCGCCGGCATCGGCGGTGATGCAGTGCGGCTCGGGCGTGACCGCCTGCCATAACTTGCTGGCGCTGGAGGTGGCGGGCATGCCGGGCGCGGCGCTGTATCCGGGATCATGGAGCGAATGGTGTTCGGACCCGGCGCGGCCGGTGGCGACCGGCGACTGA
- a CDS encoding exodeoxyribonuclease VII small subunit: MASKTPVSTQPASFEDAMTELEQLVERMEAGELPLEASVAAYKRGAELVKFCAGQLDRVDAQVKVLEGDMLKPFATDDATLEADE; encoded by the coding sequence ATGGCAAGTAAAACTCCCGTCAGTACGCAGCCCGCTTCGTTCGAAGACGCCATGACCGAACTGGAACAGTTGGTCGAGCGCATGGAAGCCGGCGAACTGCCGCTGGAGGCGTCGGTAGCGGCCTACAAGCGCGGCGCCGAACTGGTGAAATTCTGCGCCGGCCAGCTCGACCGGGTGGATGCCCAGGTCAAGGTACTGGAAGGCGACATGCTCAAGCCCTTCGCCACCGACGACGCCACGCTGGAGGCCGACGAATGA
- a CDS encoding aromatic ring-hydroxylating dioxygenase subunit alpha, which translates to MSDLANLAKLARSNAQLPVHVYFDEVLLKKEISDLFRQGPRYAGHELMVPEVGDYATLAWENEGRMLVRNAQGLELLSNVCRHRQAKMFNGRGNAKNIVCPLHRWTYDLKGTLVGAPHFGETPCLNLSNTPLQNWNGLLFEAGGANVADIMKNLSVTRDLDFSGYMLDHVEVHECDYNWKSFIEVYLEDYHVEPFHPGLGSFVTCSDLKWEFGEGYSVQTVGVHHALKKSGTPAYRKWQEQLLKFRNGEAPKHGAIWLTLYPNIMVEWYPHVLVVSTVWPNGPQKTTNVVEFYYPEEIVLFEREFIEAERAAYMETCVEDDEIAQRMDAGRRILMDRGVNEVGPYQSPMEDGMQHFHEWYRSKIAV; encoded by the coding sequence ATGTCCGATCTGGCTAATCTCGCCAAGCTGGCGCGTTCCAACGCGCAACTTCCAGTCCACGTCTATTTCGACGAAGTACTGCTGAAAAAAGAAATTTCTGATCTGTTCCGTCAGGGGCCGCGCTATGCCGGCCACGAACTCATGGTGCCCGAGGTCGGCGACTATGCGACGCTGGCCTGGGAAAACGAAGGCCGCATGCTGGTGCGCAATGCCCAGGGCCTGGAGCTTCTGTCCAATGTCTGCCGCCATCGCCAGGCCAAGATGTTCAATGGCCGCGGCAATGCGAAAAACATCGTCTGCCCGCTGCATCGCTGGACCTATGACCTGAAAGGCACCCTGGTGGGCGCGCCGCATTTTGGCGAAACGCCCTGCCTGAATCTGTCCAACACCCCGCTGCAGAACTGGAACGGCCTGCTGTTCGAGGCCGGTGGCGCCAACGTGGCCGACATCATGAAAAACCTGTCGGTGACCAGGGACCTCGATTTTTCCGGCTACATGCTGGACCACGTCGAAGTGCACGAGTGCGACTACAACTGGAAGTCCTTCATCGAGGTGTACCTGGAGGACTATCATGTCGAGCCCTTCCACCCCGGGCTGGGCAGCTTTGTCACCTGTTCCGACCTGAAGTGGGAATTCGGGGAGGGCTACAGCGTGCAGACCGTCGGCGTGCATCATGCGCTGAAGAAGTCCGGCACGCCGGCCTACCGCAAATGGCAGGAGCAGCTGCTCAAATTCCGCAATGGCGAAGCGCCCAAGCATGGCGCGATCTGGCTCACGCTCTATCCCAACATCATGGTGGAGTGGTATCCGCATGTGCTGGTGGTGTCGACCGTCTGGCCGAACGGACCGCAGAAGACCACCAACGTGGTGGAGTTCTACTATCCGGAGGAAATCGTGCTGTTCGAGCGCGAGTTCATCGAGGCCGAGCGCGCCGCCTACATGGAAACCTGCGTCGAGGACGATGAAATCGCGCAGCGCATGGACGCCGGCCGCCGCATCCTGATGGATCGCGGCGTCAACGAGGTCGGCCCCTACCAGTCGCCAATGGAAGACGGCATGCAGCATTTCCACGAGTGGTACCGCTCGAAGATTGCCGTCTGA
- a CDS encoding DMT family transporter → MQSLWMLLASFLFAAMGVCVKLAAELYTTSEIVMYRGMMGAGMLFVLSRLRGDSMRTPLPWAHLTRGVIGVTALWLWFYAIGRLPLAMSMTLNSMAPIWIAAILLGAAWWRGQGRLEWGCALAVMASFGGVTLLLQPSMQASQWFAACVALVSSVISALAYLQVRKLGQLGEPEYRVVFYFSVTGALAGALGSLATPWIAPGQLAWHGHTAHGLLLLAGVGLCATVAQMAMTRAYRLGHPLVTANLQYTGIVFSSIWGILLWSDALGWMGWAGIAIILASGSAATFYNSRGRPVPAPTTVPAAGVRAVAAKS, encoded by the coding sequence ATGCAGTCGCTCTGGATGCTGCTGGCCAGCTTTCTCTTCGCCGCCATGGGCGTTTGCGTGAAGCTGGCCGCCGAGCTCTACACCACTTCCGAGATCGTGATGTACCGCGGCATGATGGGCGCGGGCATGCTGTTCGTGCTGAGCCGCCTGCGCGGCGACAGCATGCGCACGCCCTTGCCGTGGGCGCACCTGACCCGCGGCGTGATCGGCGTCACCGCGCTGTGGCTGTGGTTCTATGCGATCGGACGGCTGCCGCTGGCCATGTCGATGACCTTAAACAGCATGGCGCCGATCTGGATCGCCGCCATCCTTCTGGGCGCGGCATGGTGGCGCGGCCAGGGCCGGCTGGAATGGGGCTGCGCGCTTGCGGTCATGGCCAGCTTCGGCGGCGTCACCCTGCTCTTGCAGCCGTCGATGCAGGCCAGCCAGTGGTTTGCCGCCTGCGTCGCGCTGGTGTCGAGCGTGATCAGCGCGCTGGCCTATCTGCAGGTAAGAAAGCTCGGCCAGCTTGGCGAGCCGGAATACCGGGTGGTGTTTTATTTCTCCGTCACCGGCGCCCTTGCCGGCGCACTCGGCAGCCTCGCCACGCCGTGGATAGCGCCCGGACAGCTTGCCTGGCACGGTCATACGGCGCACGGCTTGTTGCTGCTGGCTGGCGTGGGCCTGTGCGCCACGGTGGCCCAGATGGCGATGACACGCGCCTACCGGCTCGGCCATCCGCTGGTGACGGCCAATCTGCAGTACACCGGCATCGTGTTTTCCAGCATCTGGGGCATTCTGCTGTGGAGCGATGCGCTGGGCTGGATGGGCTGGGCCGGCATTGCCATCATCCTGGCCAGCGGCAGCGCCGCCACCTTCTATAATTCCCGCGGCCGGCCGGTGCCGGCGCCAACGACAGTCCCGGCAGCCGGTGTCAGAGCGGTCGCCGCCAAATCCTAG
- a CDS encoding ZIP family metal transporter yields the protein MVDRMVSLSVGILLSTSLLHALPEAFESKADPHTLFATLLAGLLGFFLLEKMAILRHSHHYEGDGHGHAHGHDAHEAGKAGWMILVGDGLHNFTDGILIAAAFLADPKLGLVTGIAIIAHEIPQEIGDFIVLLNAGFSRARAYVYNLLCSLMAIVGGLVGYFTLERGMEAIPYVLVFASSGFIYIAVSDLMPQMQRRATVRETIPQVVLITLGVGLVLFLTSQTQMHGH from the coding sequence ATGGTTGACCGCATGGTCAGCCTGTCGGTCGGCATTCTGCTGTCGACCTCGCTGCTGCATGCGCTGCCCGAGGCATTCGAGTCCAAGGCCGACCCGCACACCCTGTTCGCCACGCTGCTGGCCGGCCTGCTCGGCTTTTTCCTGCTGGAGAAGATGGCCATCCTGCGCCATTCCCATCACTACGAGGGCGACGGCCACGGCCATGCCCATGGCCACGATGCGCACGAGGCGGGCAAGGCCGGCTGGATGATCCTGGTCGGCGACGGCCTGCACAACTTCACCGACGGCATCCTGATCGCCGCCGCCTTCCTGGCCGACCCCAAGCTGGGCCTGGTCACCGGCATCGCCATCATCGCCCATGAAATCCCGCAGGAAATCGGCGACTTCATCGTGCTGCTCAACGCCGGCTTTTCGCGCGCCCGTGCCTATGTCTACAACCTGCTGTGCAGCCTGATGGCCATCGTCGGCGGGCTGGTGGGCTATTTCACCCTGGAGCGCGGCATGGAGGCGATACCGTATGTGCTGGTATTTGCCTCCTCTGGCTTCATTTACATCGCCGTCAGCGACCTGATGCCGCAGATGCAGCGGCGGGCCACGGTGCGGGAAACCATACCTCAGGTGGTGCTCATTACGCTGGGAGTAGGGCTGGTGCTGTTTCTGACCAGTCAGACGCAGATGCATGGGCATTGA